From one Physeter macrocephalus isolate SW-GA chromosome 18, ASM283717v5, whole genome shotgun sequence genomic stretch:
- the DEFB113 gene encoding beta-defensin 113: MKILCIFLTFIFTISCGPSVLQRKTREKTRGIEERKRQCYFVRGACKASCNSWEYVFTDCDLEPCCVVREYIMPVKPSTTTKASIAVNYTPAALHNTTDASYISSTLRNTNYANYNSTTLSNTTDVNYNSTI; encoded by the exons ATGAAGATACTTTGTATTTTCCTGACCTTTATCTTCACCATATCCTGTGGTCCATCAG TTTTGCagaggaaaacaagagaaaaaacaagaggaattgaagaaagaaaaagacaatgttACTTTGTTCGTGGTGCTTGCAAGGCTTCATGCAACTCCTGGGAATACGTATTTACTGACTGCGATTTGGAGCCCTGCTGTGTTGTACGGGAATACATAATGCCAGTCAAACCCAGCACCACCACTAAAGCTTCTATAGCTGTAAATTATACTCCTGCTGCACTACATAATACTACAGACGCAAGTTATATTTCTAGTACACTGCGTAATACTAACTACGCAAATTATAATTCTACTACACTGTCTAATACTACAGATGTAAATTATAATTCCACTATATAA